From a region of the Listeria monocytogenes ATCC 19117 genome:
- a CDS encoding cold-shock protein has translation MEQGTVKWFNAEKGFGFIERENGDDVFVHFSAIQGDGFKSLDEGQAVTFDVEEGQRGPQAANVQKA, from the coding sequence ATGGAACAAGGTACAGTAAAATGGTTTAACGCAGAAAAAGGATTTGGTTTTATCGAACGCGAAAACGGTGACGATGTATTCGTACATTTCAGCGCTATCCAAGGCGACGGATTCAAATCTTTAGACGAAGGTCAAGCAGTAACTTTCGACGTTGAAGAAGGCCAACGCGGACCTCAAGCAGCTAACGTTCAAAAAGCGTAA
- a CDS encoding Asp23/Gls24 family envelope stress response protein, with product MAYTKDLRKQNDAPLGKIEIAPEVIGVIAGLAASEIENVAYMQGGFATEMREKFSGAVNYRKGVKVELTEEGILIELYCSVLFGATIPLVAQNIQDAVRDTIFNMTGLNVLEINVHIVGVQFEKTETLSFDDFEL from the coding sequence ATGGCTTATACAAAAGATTTGCGTAAACAAAATGATGCACCGCTTGGCAAAATTGAGATTGCACCTGAAGTAATTGGCGTAATTGCTGGTCTTGCTGCAAGTGAAATCGAAAATGTTGCTTATATGCAAGGTGGCTTTGCGACAGAAATGCGTGAGAAATTCAGTGGTGCTGTAAACTACCGTAAGGGCGTAAAAGTAGAACTAACCGAAGAAGGAATTCTAATCGAACTTTATTGTTCAGTCTTATTTGGCGCAACTATTCCACTTGTTGCTCAAAATATTCAAGATGCTGTCAGAGATACCATTTTTAATATGACTGGTTTAAATGTACTTGAAATCAACGTTCATATCGTTGGTGTACAATTTGAAAAAACAGAAACACTTTCCTTCGATGATTTTGAGCTATAA
- a CDS encoding exodeoxyribonuclease VII small subunit, translating to MATKKKTFEEAIAELETIVEALENGSASLEDSLDMYQKGIELTKLCQDKLQSAEKRMAKVVTDAGEEIPFEADGE from the coding sequence GTGGCAACTAAAAAGAAAACTTTTGAAGAAGCAATTGCAGAATTAGAAACAATCGTAGAAGCACTCGAAAATGGTAGTGCCTCACTTGAAGATTCTCTTGATATGTACCAAAAAGGAATCGAACTAACAAAATTGTGCCAAGATAAATTACAATCAGCAGAAAAACGAATGGCAAAAGTAGTCACAGATGCAGGAGAAGAAATTCCTTTTGAAGCGGATGGTGAATAA
- the folD gene encoding bifunctional methylenetetrahydrofolate dehydrogenase/methenyltetrahydrofolate cyclohydrolase FolD, whose amino-acid sequence MGEIIDGKKLAKEIQEKVTREVAELVKEGKKPGLAVVLVGDNQASRTYVRNKQKRTEEAGMKSVLIELPENVTEEKLLSVVEELNEDKTIHGILVQLPLPEHISEEKVIDTISYDKDVDGFHPVNVGNLFIGKDSFVPCTPAGIIELIKSTGTQIEGKRAVVIGRSNIVGKPVAQLLLNENATVTIAHSRTKDLPQVAKEADILVVATGLAKFVKKDYIKPGAVVIDVGMDRDENNKLCGDVDFDDVVEEAGFITPVPGGVGPMTITMLLANTLKAAKRIWKMN is encoded by the coding sequence ATGGGAGAAATTATTGATGGCAAAAAGTTAGCAAAAGAAATTCAAGAAAAAGTAACAAGAGAAGTAGCTGAATTAGTAAAAGAAGGTAAGAAACCAGGGCTTGCTGTTGTGCTCGTTGGCGACAATCAAGCATCTCGTACATATGTAAGAAATAAACAAAAACGGACAGAAGAAGCGGGGATGAAATCCGTTTTAATTGAACTTCCAGAAAATGTAACAGAAGAAAAATTACTATCTGTTGTAGAGGAGCTTAACGAAGATAAAACTATTCATGGCATACTCGTGCAGTTACCACTACCAGAACACATTTCAGAAGAAAAAGTAATTGATACTATTAGCTATGACAAAGATGTTGACGGTTTCCATCCAGTGAATGTAGGTAATTTATTCATCGGAAAAGATTCTTTTGTTCCTTGTACACCAGCAGGAATTATTGAACTTATAAAATCGACCGGCACTCAAATAGAAGGCAAACGCGCTGTTGTTATTGGTAGAAGTAACATCGTAGGGAAACCAGTAGCTCAATTACTGTTAAATGAAAACGCGACAGTAACCATTGCGCATAGCCGTACAAAAGATTTACCACAAGTAGCGAAAGAAGCGGATATTCTTGTTGTAGCAACAGGTTTAGCTAAATTTGTGAAAAAAGACTATATCAAACCAGGTGCGGTTGTTATTGATGTTGGCATGGATCGCGACGAAAATAATAAGTTATGCGGTGATGTGGACTTTGATGATGTGGTAGAAGAAGCAGGATTTATCACGCCGGTACCAGGTGGCGTTGGCCCGATGACAATCACAATGCTACTTGCGAACACATTAAAAGCAGCAAAACGCATTTGGAAAATGAATTGA
- the nusB gene encoding transcription antitermination factor NusB: MKRREAREKALQALFQIELNEMSLDQAIKNIMEDEQDDYMEKLVEGVMANKAEIDAIIEPNLDNWRMDRLSKVDLSLLRLSVYEIKYLDDVPNRVSLNESIEIAKIYSDEKSSKFINGVLANIAPEDK, from the coding sequence ATGAAAAGAAGAGAAGCGCGCGAGAAAGCACTTCAAGCACTATTCCAAATAGAGCTAAACGAAATGTCGCTAGATCAAGCTATTAAAAACATCATGGAAGACGAGCAAGACGACTATATGGAAAAATTAGTCGAAGGCGTAATGGCGAATAAAGCTGAAATTGATGCTATCATTGAGCCTAATTTAGATAATTGGCGCATGGATCGTTTGAGTAAAGTCGATCTATCCTTACTTCGACTAAGTGTCTATGAAATTAAGTACTTGGATGATGTGCCAAATAGAGTTAGTTTGAATGAATCCATCGAAATTGCAAAAATTTACAGTGATGAAAAATCAAGTAAATTTATTAATGGCGTACTTGCTAATATTGCACCGGAAGATAAATAA
- the ahrC gene encoding transcriptional regulator AhrC/ArgR, producing the protein MNKGHRHIIIRELITSNEIDTQEDLVELLLERDVKVTQATVSRDIKELHLVKVPTQTGGYKYSLPADNSFNPHQKLKRALIDCFIGIDNVQFMIILKVMPGNGNSVGALIDNLDWPEKAGTICGDDTCLIICRSEENAKTLTDRFIDML; encoded by the coding sequence ATGAATAAAGGTCATCGTCATATTATTATTCGAGAATTGATTACATCCAATGAGATTGACACGCAAGAAGATTTAGTAGAACTTCTGTTAGAACGCGATGTTAAAGTCACCCAGGCAACTGTTTCCCGTGATATTAAAGAACTTCATCTTGTCAAAGTTCCAACACAAACAGGTGGTTACAAATACAGTCTACCTGCCGATAATAGTTTTAACCCACATCAAAAATTAAAACGCGCTTTGATTGATTGCTTTATTGGCATTGATAACGTGCAATTTATGATTATTTTAAAAGTAATGCCAGGAAATGGAAACTCGGTTGGTGCATTAATCGATAACTTGGACTGGCCGGAAAAAGCCGGAACTATTTGTGGAGATGACACTTGTTTAATTATTTGTCGCTCGGAAGAAAATGCGAAAACATTAACAGATCGTTTTATAGATATGCTTTAA
- the dxs gene encoding 1-deoxy-D-xylulose-5-phosphate synthase, protein MSCFYLDLLKIKDPSFMKQLDIQELEALAADIRAFLITSTSKSGGHIGPNLGVVELTIALHYSFNSPKDKFIWDVGHQSYVHKILTGRASQFGTLREHGGLDGFPKRKESIHDVFETGHSSTSLSAAAGMVIARDIKKEEFYVIPIIGDGALTGGMALEALNHIGDMGKDMIVILNDNDMSIAPNVGAIHNILGKLRTSDTFKQTKAKVDGTFFEELGFMYLGPINGHDIEEVITNLELAKRTKGPVLLHIVTKKGKGYQPAELDSRGTWHGTGPYKVETGSFIKPAKRAASWSSVISNELIRLAEKDERIVAITPAMPVGSKLEKFAKAFPERFFDVGIAEQHATTMAAGLATQGMKPFLTIYSTFLQRAYDQLVHDVCRQKLNVVIGIDRAGLVGADGETHQGIFDISFLNSIPNMTISMPKDEVEARQLMDTAFSYNDGPFAIRYPRGEAPGAQVAESNTLIPIGKWETIIQPIDAVILTFGPTIRLALKAAEQLELEGYHVGVINARYIKPLDEALLHQILKQKIPILTVEESLLKGGFGASVLEFIEASNYSDVVMHRIGLPDEFISHGSVSIILESFGISTTGIVLKIKEMLAQSGKLRAKRL, encoded by the coding sequence GTGAGTTGTTTTTATTTGGATCTTTTAAAAATAAAGGATCCTTCCTTTATGAAGCAATTGGATATACAAGAATTAGAAGCACTTGCGGCAGATATTCGCGCTTTTTTAATTACTTCTACTTCTAAATCAGGTGGGCATATTGGTCCGAATCTTGGTGTGGTAGAACTAACGATTGCGTTGCATTATTCTTTTAATAGTCCAAAAGATAAATTTATTTGGGATGTTGGTCACCAGTCATATGTGCACAAAATCCTAACTGGAAGGGCGAGCCAATTTGGTACTTTACGTGAGCACGGGGGATTAGATGGATTTCCAAAGCGGAAAGAATCTATTCATGATGTATTTGAAACGGGGCACAGCTCAACTTCTTTGTCTGCTGCAGCCGGGATGGTTATTGCGAGAGATATTAAAAAGGAAGAATTTTATGTTATTCCGATAATCGGTGATGGCGCCTTAACAGGTGGCATGGCTTTAGAGGCTTTGAATCATATAGGCGATATGGGAAAAGATATGATAGTTATTTTAAATGATAATGATATGTCGATAGCGCCAAACGTGGGAGCAATCCACAACATACTTGGAAAATTAAGGACCTCTGATACATTTAAGCAAACAAAAGCTAAAGTCGATGGTACTTTTTTTGAAGAGCTTGGGTTTATGTATTTGGGCCCAATTAATGGGCATGATATAGAAGAGGTTATTACTAACTTGGAATTAGCAAAACGCACAAAAGGGCCTGTACTGCTCCATATCGTTACAAAAAAAGGCAAAGGGTATCAACCGGCCGAATTAGACTCTCGTGGCACCTGGCATGGTACAGGACCTTATAAAGTCGAAACAGGTAGCTTTATTAAGCCGGCTAAGCGTGCAGCGTCATGGAGTTCAGTTATTAGCAATGAATTAATACGTTTGGCAGAAAAGGATGAACGGATTGTTGCGATAACTCCGGCAATGCCTGTTGGCTCTAAATTAGAAAAATTTGCGAAAGCTTTCCCAGAACGCTTTTTTGATGTTGGGATTGCGGAACAGCATGCGACAACAATGGCAGCGGGGCTAGCAACACAAGGGATGAAACCGTTCCTTACTATTTATTCCACTTTTTTACAAAGAGCCTATGATCAGTTAGTTCATGATGTTTGCCGGCAAAAGTTGAATGTGGTCATTGGGATTGACCGGGCCGGGCTTGTTGGCGCTGATGGCGAAACACATCAAGGTATCTTTGATATTTCATTTTTAAATAGTATTCCAAACATGACTATTAGCATGCCGAAAGATGAAGTGGAAGCTAGACAATTAATGGATACTGCGTTTTCGTATAATGATGGGCCCTTTGCGATTCGCTATCCACGCGGCGAAGCTCCTGGTGCGCAGGTAGCTGAGTCTAATACGCTTATACCAATCGGAAAGTGGGAAACAATCATTCAGCCGATTGATGCTGTTATTTTAACCTTTGGCCCTACCATCCGGCTAGCGCTAAAAGCAGCTGAACAATTAGAGTTAGAAGGATACCACGTTGGAGTAATTAATGCGCGCTATATTAAACCGTTAGACGAAGCACTTTTACACCAAATCTTAAAGCAAAAAATTCCCATTTTAACAGTAGAAGAATCACTATTAAAAGGTGGATTTGGTGCGAGTGTGTTAGAATTTATAGAAGCGAGTAATTATAGCGATGTTGTAATGCATCGAATCGGTTTACCAGACGAATTTATTAGCCATGGTTCTGTATCCATAATTTTGGAATCATTTGGCATATCAACAACTGGAATAGTATTAAAAATAAAAGAAATGCTCGCACAAAGCGGGAAGTTAAGGGCGAAGAGACTATGA
- the xseA gene encoding exodeoxyribonuclease VII large subunit — protein MEQDKYLTVAAITKYIEKKFEVDPYMKQVFVRGEISNLKQPASGHLYFTVKDEFAMLRSVMFHKAVQKIGFVPEDGMNVLITGRIGVFTKAGRYQFYAEHMEPDGVGALYIQLEQLKSQLEKEGLFAETHKKVLPSFPSKVAVVTSKTGAAVRDILTTIHRRMPSVEVIVYPTIVQGEKAAQKIVENIGKINQRNDIDVMIIGRGGGSLEELWAFNEEPVVRAVYDSDVPVISAVGHETDFALSDFSADVRAATPTAAAELAVPDYRDLEERLAERKYRLLAVTRQALERKERSLEQLKQHLILNGPKHQLEQQMERTDYFSERLNNAFSKQIFVKQTVFDRLNDRLHYYHPNKEIELQKEQMALRLQALEKAMKQLLKDKQQSFFRQIDALEHLSPLSLLKRGFGVTYKENMLVKSVQELEVGDNIQVKMQGGQIEALITAKEEDISGN, from the coding sequence ATGGAGCAAGATAAATATTTGACGGTAGCAGCAATAACCAAATATATCGAAAAAAAGTTTGAAGTAGATCCCTACATGAAGCAAGTTTTTGTGCGCGGTGAAATTTCTAATTTAAAACAACCAGCGAGTGGACATCTATATTTTACGGTAAAAGATGAATTTGCGATGCTTCGTTCTGTCATGTTTCACAAAGCAGTTCAAAAAATTGGTTTTGTCCCAGAAGATGGTATGAATGTCCTTATCACAGGACGAATTGGCGTATTTACAAAAGCTGGTCGCTATCAGTTCTATGCAGAACATATGGAACCAGATGGTGTCGGAGCGCTTTATATTCAATTAGAGCAATTAAAATCGCAATTGGAAAAGGAAGGGCTTTTTGCGGAAACGCATAAAAAAGTGCTTCCTTCTTTCCCGTCTAAAGTCGCTGTCGTTACGTCCAAAACTGGTGCGGCTGTTCGTGATATACTAACCACCATTCATCGAAGAATGCCTTCTGTGGAAGTGATTGTTTATCCAACTATTGTTCAAGGGGAGAAAGCGGCTCAAAAAATTGTCGAAAACATTGGCAAGATTAATCAGCGAAATGATATTGATGTTATGATTATTGGGCGTGGTGGTGGTTCGCTTGAAGAACTATGGGCTTTTAATGAAGAACCTGTTGTTCGAGCAGTATATGATTCCGATGTACCTGTAATTTCAGCGGTCGGACATGAAACTGATTTTGCGTTAAGTGATTTTTCTGCAGATGTACGAGCCGCAACGCCAACTGCGGCGGCAGAACTTGCTGTTCCAGATTATCGCGATTTAGAAGAACGATTAGCAGAACGTAAATACCGTTTGCTCGCAGTCACCAGACAAGCATTAGAAAGAAAAGAACGGTCACTAGAGCAACTTAAACAACACTTGATTTTAAATGGTCCGAAACATCAATTAGAACAGCAAATGGAACGTACAGATTATTTTTCCGAACGATTAAATAATGCTTTTTCTAAACAAATATTTGTTAAGCAAACAGTTTTTGACCGATTAAATGATCGCCTACATTATTACCATCCGAATAAAGAAATTGAACTACAAAAAGAACAGATGGCACTACGACTTCAAGCATTAGAAAAAGCGATGAAACAACTTTTGAAAGACAAACAACAATCTTTCTTTCGGCAAATAGATGCGCTAGAACATCTGAGTCCTCTTTCTTTATTGAAACGAGGATTTGGTGTAACGTATAAAGAGAATATGCTGGTTAAATCAGTGCAGGAGCTTGAAGTCGGCGATAATATCCAAGTGAAAATGCAAGGCGGACAGATAGAGGCACTCATTACCGCGAAGGAGGAAGATATAAGTGGCAACTAA
- a CDS encoding TlyA family RNA methyltransferase, which translates to MTIKKERADILLVEQGLFETREKAKRAIMAGIVYRKEERVDKPGEKIPIDSELQVKGKQMPYVSRGGLKLEKALQVFDFEVKDKLMLDIGASTGGFTDCALQNGARHSYALDVGYNQLAWKLRNDDRVTVMERTNFRHVTPADFSEGLADFATIDVSFISLKLILPVLRTVLVTGGDVMTLIKPQFEAGREQVGKKGIIRDPAVHESVVEHIVQFALDNGYDLMGLDFSPITGGEGNIEFIAHLKWTGGETGTNHLEPNAIAKLITKAHTKLDK; encoded by the coding sequence ATGACAATAAAAAAAGAACGCGCAGATATTCTGCTAGTAGAACAAGGACTATTTGAAACAAGAGAAAAGGCAAAACGTGCAATTATGGCGGGAATTGTTTATCGGAAAGAAGAACGTGTAGATAAACCTGGAGAAAAAATCCCTATTGATAGCGAACTTCAAGTAAAAGGAAAGCAAATGCCTTATGTTAGTCGCGGTGGATTAAAGCTAGAAAAAGCATTGCAAGTATTTGATTTCGAAGTGAAAGATAAACTTATGCTGGATATCGGAGCATCAACTGGTGGTTTTACAGATTGCGCTTTACAAAATGGGGCAAGACACTCTTATGCGCTCGATGTTGGCTATAATCAGCTTGCATGGAAACTGCGCAACGATGATCGCGTCACTGTGATGGAAAGAACTAATTTCCGTCATGTAACGCCAGCTGATTTTTCCGAAGGTTTAGCAGATTTTGCAACGATTGATGTATCCTTTATTTCACTCAAACTAATTTTACCAGTACTTAGAACTGTGCTTGTAACCGGTGGCGATGTGATGACACTTATCAAACCACAATTTGAAGCAGGTCGAGAGCAAGTCGGTAAAAAAGGGATTATTCGTGATCCAGCAGTACATGAATCGGTAGTTGAACATATTGTTCAATTTGCGCTCGATAATGGTTATGATTTGATGGGACTTGATTTTTCACCTATTACAGGTGGAGAAGGAAACATCGAATTTATCGCGCATCTTAAATGGACTGGTGGGGAAACTGGAACTAATCATTTGGAACCAAATGCGATTGCGAAACTTATCACAAAAGCGCATACAAAATTAGATAAATAA
- the recN gene encoding DNA repair protein RecN encodes MLQEMTIKNFAIIESLSLTFQEGMTVLTGETGAGKSIIIDALGLLVGGRGSADFIRHGEERLELQGLFALAEDNLACRNALIENGIDASDDMVVLERSLFRSGKNSCRINGKLVTTVLLRQIGSKLIDIHSQHEHQELMNEEFHLSLLDRFASDKIKPALTKYQTNFKEYQTIEKEWQNWTKNERELAQRLDMLRFQQQEIENANLQAGEEDRLLEQKNILANFEKLNENLQGAYAAIQGEPGGLEFVGEAMRQMEAAASIHTDYKAVSEAISSSYYMLEDSMSQIRQSLDQLEFQPEELNQIESRLNDLNQLKRKYGKTIEDIIQYEQEISSEMEKLTDSESHVGHLETKLATLKAELTKQANTLTEIRKKAAVTLEKQIKQELNHLYMEKAIFSVRFEANKMELTDSGQDSVVFYMSTNPGEPLKPLAKIASGGELSRMMLALKTIFSRHQGITSIIFDEVDTGVSGRVGQAIAEKIYAVSVGSQVLCISHLPQVAAMANHHYYITKKVQNKRTTTSVTVLKGEEKVEEISRMIAGIEVTELTKQHAKEMIEQAEKVKQTY; translated from the coding sequence TTGCTTCAAGAAATGACAATTAAAAACTTTGCTATCATCGAATCGCTTTCTTTAACTTTTCAAGAAGGGATGACGGTACTTACGGGGGAGACCGGCGCTGGTAAATCAATTATTATTGATGCGCTTGGTCTTCTTGTTGGCGGACGCGGGTCAGCTGATTTTATCCGTCATGGAGAAGAACGTTTAGAACTTCAAGGGCTTTTTGCGCTAGCAGAGGATAACCTTGCTTGCCGAAATGCGTTAATTGAAAATGGGATAGATGCTTCGGATGATATGGTTGTACTAGAACGCAGCCTGTTTCGCTCGGGGAAAAATAGTTGCCGAATTAATGGCAAACTTGTAACTACCGTTCTCTTGCGTCAAATTGGCTCGAAATTAATAGATATCCATAGTCAGCATGAACATCAGGAATTGATGAATGAGGAGTTTCATTTGTCATTACTTGATCGTTTCGCTTCTGACAAAATCAAGCCAGCACTAACCAAGTACCAAACTAATTTCAAAGAATATCAAACAATCGAGAAAGAGTGGCAAAATTGGACGAAAAATGAGCGGGAATTAGCGCAACGTCTGGATATGCTCCGTTTTCAACAACAGGAAATTGAAAATGCCAATTTGCAAGCTGGTGAAGAAGATCGCTTGTTAGAACAAAAAAATATCTTAGCCAATTTTGAAAAACTTAACGAAAATTTACAAGGAGCTTATGCCGCGATTCAAGGTGAGCCTGGTGGGCTGGAATTTGTTGGAGAAGCAATGCGTCAAATGGAGGCAGCGGCGAGTATTCATACGGATTATAAAGCGGTTAGTGAGGCCATTTCTTCTAGTTACTATATGTTAGAAGATAGCATGAGCCAAATTAGGCAATCACTAGATCAGCTCGAATTCCAACCAGAAGAACTGAATCAAATTGAATCACGTTTGAATGATTTAAACCAATTAAAACGCAAATATGGTAAAACAATTGAAGATATCATTCAATACGAACAAGAAATAAGCAGCGAAATGGAAAAACTGACAGATAGTGAATCACATGTCGGGCATTTAGAGACCAAATTAGCAACACTTAAAGCAGAACTAACAAAACAAGCAAATACACTAACGGAAATCCGTAAAAAAGCGGCTGTTACATTAGAAAAACAAATCAAACAAGAATTAAATCACTTATATATGGAGAAAGCCATTTTTAGTGTACGCTTCGAAGCAAACAAAATGGAACTAACAGATTCAGGGCAAGATAGCGTCGTTTTCTATATGTCAACAAACCCGGGTGAACCTTTAAAACCATTAGCAAAAATCGCTTCTGGTGGAGAGTTATCTAGAATGATGTTAGCATTAAAAACCATTTTTTCTAGGCACCAAGGTATCACCTCGATTATTTTCGATGAAGTAGATACTGGTGTAAGTGGTCGCGTTGGTCAAGCGATTGCAGAAAAAATTTATGCTGTTTCAGTTGGCTCGCAAGTACTATGCATTAGTCACTTACCTCAAGTTGCAGCAATGGCGAACCATCACTACTACATTACGAAAAAAGTCCAAAACAAACGGACAACAACTTCCGTTACAGTGCTTAAAGGGGAAGAGAAAGTAGAAGAAATCAGTCGAATGATTGCTGGAATAGAAGTCACCGAATTAACCAAACAACATGCAAAAGAAATGATTGAACAAGCGGAAAAAGTAAAACAAACGTATTAA
- a CDS encoding polyprenyl synthetase family protein has protein sequence MQDLTLFLEQYKKVIDESLFKEISERNIEPRLKESMLYSVQAGGKRIRPMLVFATLQALKVNPLLGVKTATALEMIHTYSLIHDDLPAMDNDDYRRGKYTNHKVFGDATAILAGDALLTLAFSILAEDENLSFETRIALINQISFSSGAEGMVGGQLADMEAENKQVTLEELSSIHARKTGELLIFAVTSAAKIAEADPEQTKRLRIFAENIGIGFQISDDILDVIGDETKMGKKTGVDAFLNKSTYPGLLTLDGAKRALNEHVAIAKSALSGHDFDDEILLKLADLIALREN, from the coding sequence TTGCAAGATTTAACCCTTTTTCTAGAACAATATAAAAAAGTGATTGATGAGTCGCTTTTTAAAGAAATAAGCGAGCGAAATATCGAACCTAGACTAAAAGAGTCCATGTTATATTCTGTTCAAGCAGGTGGAAAACGGATTCGTCCCATGCTAGTTTTTGCTACACTTCAAGCCTTAAAAGTAAATCCGCTTTTAGGTGTGAAAACAGCAACGGCATTAGAAATGATTCATACGTATAGCCTGATCCATGATGATTTACCAGCAATGGATAATGATGACTATCGTCGCGGCAAATATACTAATCATAAAGTTTTTGGGGATGCAACTGCGATTTTGGCAGGAGACGCTTTACTAACGCTTGCTTTTTCTATTTTAGCGGAAGACGAAAATTTATCTTTTGAAACACGCATAGCTTTGATTAATCAAATTAGTTTTAGTAGTGGTGCAGAAGGAATGGTTGGCGGTCAACTTGCAGATATGGAGGCAGAAAACAAACAAGTGACATTAGAAGAACTATCATCCATCCATGCACGGAAAACAGGCGAATTATTAATTTTTGCCGTAACTTCTGCTGCGAAAATTGCAGAAGCTGACCCAGAACAAACGAAAAGATTACGGATTTTTGCGGAAAATATTGGGATTGGATTCCAAATCAGTGACGATATTTTAGATGTTATTGGTGATGAAACAAAAATGGGTAAAAAGACAGGGGTCGACGCTTTTCTGAACAAAAGTACCTATCCCGGATTACTCACGCTTGATGGTGCCAAAAGGGCATTAAATGAGCATGTTGCGATTGCAAAGTCAGCGCTTTCAGGGCATGATTTTGATGATGAAATTCTCTTGAAACTTGCTGATTTAATCGCACTTAGAGAAAATTAA
- the accC gene encoding acetyl-CoA carboxylase biotin carboxylase subunit: MIKKVLVANRGEIAVRIIRAAKELGVETVAIYSEADKEALHIQLADEAYCVGPAATKDSYLNMSNIISLAVLTNCDAIHPGYGFLAENADFAELCEDCNITFIGPSASAISQMGTKDVARETMRKAGVPIVPGSQGIVKDVEDGKKIAKKIGYPVIIKATAGGGGKGIRVAENEEKLISGIQTTQQEAEAAFGDPGVYLEKYIQDFRHVEIQVLADNHGNVIHLGERDCSIQRRLQKLIEESPSPAIDEKTRQKMGKAAVKAAKAVNYSGAGTIEFIFDHHENNFYFMEMNTRIQVEHPVTELVTGVDLVKQQFLVASGEELQIKQADVKLTGWAMECRINAENPEKNFMPAPGEIKFYLPPGGLGVRIDSAAYPNYKIPPYYDSMIAKVICYAETREEVIQKMKRALSEFAIDGIPSTIPFHLRVLDNDVFLSGDFNTKFLEQNDVMNLSKEG, from the coding sequence ATGATTAAAAAAGTACTGGTAGCGAACCGTGGAGAAATCGCTGTCCGTATCATTCGCGCTGCAAAAGAACTTGGAGTGGAGACAGTGGCGATTTATTCGGAAGCAGATAAAGAAGCGCTACATATTCAGCTGGCGGATGAAGCTTATTGTGTAGGTCCCGCAGCAACAAAAGATAGTTATTTAAATATGTCCAACATTATTAGTCTTGCAGTTTTAACGAACTGTGATGCTATTCACCCAGGCTATGGTTTCTTAGCCGAAAATGCAGATTTCGCGGAGTTATGCGAAGACTGTAATATTACTTTTATCGGACCAAGTGCTTCCGCTATTTCGCAAATGGGAACAAAAGATGTAGCCCGCGAAACGATGCGTAAAGCAGGTGTTCCAATCGTTCCTGGTTCGCAGGGAATCGTTAAGGATGTAGAAGATGGCAAAAAAATCGCTAAGAAAATCGGTTATCCGGTTATCATTAAAGCAACAGCTGGCGGTGGCGGTAAAGGTATCCGTGTAGCAGAAAATGAAGAAAAATTAATTTCTGGCATTCAAACTACCCAACAAGAAGCCGAAGCCGCATTTGGTGATCCTGGCGTTTACTTAGAAAAGTATATTCAAGATTTCCGCCATGTAGAAATTCAAGTGCTTGCTGATAACCATGGTAACGTTATTCATTTAGGAGAACGTGATTGTAGTATTCAACGTCGCTTACAAAAGCTAATTGAAGAATCACCATCACCTGCCATTGATGAAAAAACTCGCCAAAAAATGGGAAAAGCTGCTGTTAAAGCTGCCAAAGCCGTGAATTATTCTGGCGCAGGAACGATTGAATTCATTTTCGATCACCATGAAAATAATTTTTACTTTATGGAAATGAATACGCGTATCCAAGTAGAACACCCGGTAACCGAGCTTGTTACTGGTGTTGATTTAGTGAAACAACAATTTCTAGTTGCTTCTGGGGAAGAACTACAAATTAAACAAGCAGATGTGAAATTAACAGGTTGGGCGATGGAATGTCGAATTAACGCTGAAAATCCAGAGAAAAACTTTATGCCAGCTCCAGGTGAAATTAAATTTTATCTTCCTCCAGGTGGCTTAGGTGTTCGAATTGACTCAGCAGCATATCCAAACTACAAAATCCCGCCATACTATGATTCGATGATTGCCAAAGTAATCTGTTATGCGGAAACACGGGAAGAAGTGATTCAAAAAATGAAACGTGCGTTGTCCGAATTTGCCATTGATGGCATTCCTTCAACGATTCCGTTCCATTTACGTGTATTAGATAATGATGTGTTTTTATCAGGCGACTTCAATACCAAATTCTTGGAGCAAAACGATGTAATGAATCTTTCTAAGGAGGGCTAA